A genome region from Alistipes dispar includes the following:
- a CDS encoding RagB/SusD family nutrient uptake outer membrane protein, which yields MKYLKILAASVLMCAFSLTSCDSYFEVELDDQANLDDVFSQSNTVHSYLRHIYSYIPLEEEIVGSAGAWAVARSDEATYSNYQWVYYNLYRTGNYSSSTPNGLANFGFWDRFYIAINQCTIFLNNIDKDKQDDPKEIEMMKAEARFLRAYYYFCLFRQYGPVFLWFDQTPDEQIDPKTIDRHTVDQNIEFIESELWDVAQILPTDLTEIPTIDPSTWTGRATKGAALALRSRVLLYAASPLYNGADIYKGQMKNMNGDYLFPQQEDPEKWQKAADAAWDVIQMNKYSLIEDKSIVANGTTITDEDAKFLNAMKSYELVWQNDGTWSSETIWGWWWRTSNKYSNATTGYDYMGGVGGTMIPALPPNFGFYAGFGGTAPSLKLADSYPMWSTGRYPVKGYEGRNDMSKPIVDPLSGYKTDGFTEGYKQYVDPLYPEWRPAIKAHNTCIDRDPRFYATMVPNGFYWPHQGKNKLFTCFNSTSATSPWSASSNCIRVGYAFRRAYPAGLWFDTSTEYTPVTSLKWVYPAFRMAEIYLNYAEACNEKPERDAASAIEYLNKVRNRAGLNNIEEAYPGIENDKELLRWCIHKERGVEFAFEAHRHYDACRWMEAKEEYPGPWYSLHCSATTYEESYQRVTGEIAIEDNVFRDKDYLCPIYSGTLAEMVNMTQNLGH from the coding sequence ATGAAATACCTGAAAATATTGGCAGCGTCGGTGTTGATGTGCGCCTTTTCGCTGACTTCCTGCGATTCGTATTTCGAAGTGGAGCTGGACGACCAGGCGAACCTCGACGACGTCTTCAGCCAGTCCAATACGGTACATAGCTACCTGCGTCATATCTACTCCTACATTCCGCTTGAGGAGGAAATTGTTGGCAGTGCTGGTGCTTGGGCAGTGGCCCGCTCGGACGAGGCGACGTACTCGAACTACCAGTGGGTGTATTACAACCTTTACAGGACGGGTAATTATTCGAGTTCGACTCCGAATGGATTAGCTAATTTCGGTTTCTGGGATCGGTTCTATATCGCGATCAACCAGTGTACGATCTTCTTGAACAATATCGACAAGGACAAGCAGGACGACCCGAAAGAGATCGAGATGATGAAGGCCGAGGCCCGCTTCCTGCGCGCCTACTACTACTTCTGCCTCTTCCGTCAGTACGGCCCGGTCTTCCTCTGGTTCGACCAGACGCCCGACGAGCAGATCGACCCGAAGACGATCGACCGCCACACCGTCGATCAGAATATCGAGTTCATCGAGTCGGAGCTGTGGGACGTCGCCCAGATCCTTCCGACGGATCTTACGGAGATTCCCACCATCGATCCCTCGACGTGGACGGGCCGCGCCACGAAGGGCGCCGCGCTGGCGCTGCGTTCGCGCGTGCTGCTCTACGCCGCCTCGCCGCTCTACAACGGCGCCGATATCTACAAGGGCCAGATGAAGAACATGAACGGCGATTACCTCTTCCCGCAGCAGGAGGATCCCGAGAAGTGGCAGAAGGCCGCCGATGCCGCATGGGACGTGATTCAGATGAACAAGTATTCGCTTATCGAGGACAAGTCCATCGTGGCCAACGGTACGACCATCACCGACGAAGACGCGAAGTTCCTGAACGCCATGAAGTCCTATGAACTCGTATGGCAGAACGACGGGACCTGGAGCAGCGAGACCATCTGGGGATGGTGGTGGCGCACTTCCAACAAGTATTCGAATGCTACGACCGGCTACGACTATATGGGCGGTGTCGGCGGTACGATGATTCCCGCGCTTCCGCCCAACTTCGGCTTCTACGCCGGTTTCGGCGGTACGGCCCCCTCGCTCAAGCTGGCCGATTCCTACCCGATGTGGAGTACGGGCCGTTATCCGGTGAAGGGTTACGAGGGCCGGAACGACATGTCGAAGCCGATCGTCGATCCGCTGTCGGGTTACAAGACGGACGGATTCACCGAGGGCTACAAGCAGTATGTCGATCCGCTCTATCCCGAGTGGCGTCCTGCGATCAAGGCCCACAACACCTGCATCGACCGCGACCCGCGTTTCTACGCCACGATGGTTCCCAACGGTTTCTACTGGCCGCACCAGGGCAAGAACAAGCTCTTCACCTGCTTCAACAGCACGTCGGCCACTTCGCCGTGGAGCGCTTCGTCGAACTGTATCCGCGTGGGCTATGCCTTCCGCCGCGCCTATCCGGCCGGTCTGTGGTTCGACACGAGTACGGAATATACTCCGGTGACCTCTCTCAAGTGGGTTTATCCGGCATTCCGCATGGCGGAGATCTACCTGAACTACGCCGAGGCCTGCAACGAGAAGCCCGAGCGCGACGCCGCGTCGGCGATCGAGTACCTGAACAAGGTGCGCAACCGCGCCGGCCTGAACAATATCGAGGAGGCTTATCCCGGTATCGAGAACGACAAGGAGCTGCTCCGCTGGTGCATTCACAAGGAGCGCGGCGTGGAGTTCGCCTTCGAGGCGCACCGTCACTACGACGCCTGCCGCTGGATGGAGGCCAAGGAGGAGTATCCCGGTCCGTGGTACTCGCTGCACTGCTCGGCCACGACCTACGAGGAGTCCTACCAGCGCGTGACGGGCGAAATCGCCATCGAGGACAACGTCTTCCGCGACAAGGACTACCTCTGCCCGATCTACTCGGGTACGCTGGCCGAGATGGTCAATATGACCCAGAATTTAGGACATTAA
- a CDS encoding DUF6259 domain-containing protein, with protein sequence MIQKIRMLSAGLLLLAAQTFAQGTTRATRSGDNYTLSNGAVEAVFSGQGRFDIEKLTLNGKSVLGAGANLAPWILYYKGPQGENPCLMPEHAAYDGAAIRDDDDGKTLVFTWQLTLDYSTERYPVRMYVSLPDGSELLRWNIEADLPEGWMVTDLEFPRIAIDRPAGGKVLTTEGWGVEKPLDIATFEARYPSHASSMQFIVVHNPEGAFYYGTEDRRGCGKTYSAQCTRDEVIFSDAIPASAGWIDEGTFRLPWESVAGFAPKGWEDAVVRWYRPFTYTTEWGGKTLASRDIPQWCYDADAWIRARHVADDTLDAVRRAAALFGKGLGIHWYYWHNHPYDTHYPDYFPAQPRFAEMIRTAQSLGAHVTPYINGRLWDPSADSYKPDRGCDASCRKPDGTLYTEIYPTSKVLNTVTCPSTDIWHGKIIGLVDRLQRELGVDGIYIDQIAAAAPEPCWNENHPHPVGGGDFWYDGYRRLIGKIRDGHLQEGRILTSEENSECYIDLFDMLLVVNTPHNAENCTIRPVFPMVYSDRVITSGFTYTPLSTDLMTNGDFRYEMTKALLWGSQPGWVDPRYLMSKEAEREARFLKTLMDFRRGLHDVLYGGRFLRELTPAGDNPTMHAPGFGDDAAVLASEWQAPDGRRVYLVINRDDKAHKVSLPGAGTFRINGLSGKRIDL encoded by the coding sequence ATGATCCAGAAAATCCGTATGCTGTCGGCCGGGCTGCTCCTGCTCGCCGCGCAGACCTTCGCACAGGGCACGACCCGTGCGACCCGCTCCGGCGACAATTACACGCTTTCGAACGGCGCCGTGGAGGCCGTGTTCAGCGGACAGGGCCGGTTCGACATCGAGAAACTGACCCTCAACGGCAAATCGGTGCTCGGCGCGGGCGCCAACCTCGCCCCGTGGATACTATATTATAAAGGACCGCAGGGCGAGAATCCCTGCCTGATGCCCGAACACGCCGCCTACGACGGAGCGGCAATCCGCGACGACGACGACGGCAAGACGCTGGTGTTCACCTGGCAGCTCACGCTGGACTACTCCACCGAACGCTACCCCGTGCGCATGTACGTCTCGCTGCCCGACGGCAGCGAACTGCTGCGCTGGAACATCGAGGCCGACCTGCCCGAAGGGTGGATGGTGACCGACCTCGAATTTCCCCGCATAGCGATCGACCGCCCCGCCGGCGGCAAGGTGCTGACCACGGAGGGCTGGGGCGTGGAGAAACCGCTCGACATCGCCACCTTCGAGGCGCGCTACCCGTCGCACGCCTCGTCCATGCAGTTCATCGTCGTACACAACCCCGAAGGGGCCTTCTACTACGGCACGGAGGACCGCCGGGGCTGCGGCAAGACCTACTCGGCGCAGTGCACGCGCGACGAGGTGATCTTCAGCGACGCCATCCCCGCCTCGGCCGGATGGATCGACGAGGGCACGTTCCGCCTGCCGTGGGAGTCGGTCGCAGGCTTCGCGCCGAAGGGCTGGGAGGACGCCGTGGTGCGCTGGTACCGCCCCTTCACCTACACGACCGAATGGGGCGGCAAGACGCTCGCCTCGCGCGACATCCCGCAGTGGTGCTACGACGCCGACGCCTGGATCCGCGCCCGCCACGTGGCCGACGACACGCTGGACGCCGTCCGCCGCGCCGCCGCACTCTTCGGCAAGGGGCTGGGCATCCACTGGTACTACTGGCACAACCACCCCTACGACACCCACTACCCCGACTACTTCCCGGCGCAGCCGCGCTTCGCCGAGATGATCCGCACGGCCCAAAGCCTCGGGGCGCATGTCACGCCCTACATCAACGGCCGGCTCTGGGATCCCTCGGCCGACAGCTACAAACCCGACCGCGGCTGCGACGCCTCGTGCCGCAAGCCCGACGGGACGCTCTACACGGAGATTTATCCCACCTCGAAGGTGCTCAACACGGTGACGTGCCCCTCGACGGATATCTGGCACGGCAAGATCATCGGACTGGTGGACCGTCTCCAGCGGGAACTGGGCGTGGACGGCATCTACATCGACCAGATCGCGGCGGCGGCCCCCGAACCGTGCTGGAACGAGAACCACCCCCACCCGGTCGGCGGCGGCGACTTCTGGTACGACGGCTACCGGCGTCTGATCGGCAAGATCCGCGACGGACACCTGCAGGAGGGCCGTATTCTGACCAGCGAGGAGAACTCGGAGTGCTACATCGACCTGTTCGACATGCTGCTGGTGGTGAACACGCCCCACAATGCCGAAAACTGCACGATCCGCCCCGTTTTCCCGATGGTCTATTCCGACCGCGTCATCACCAGCGGCTTCACCTACACCCCGCTCTCCACCGACCTGATGACCAACGGCGACTTCCGCTACGAAATGACCAAAGCCCTTCTCTGGGGGTCGCAGCCGGGCTGGGTGGACCCCCGCTACCTCATGTCGAAGGAGGCCGAACGGGAGGCGCGCTTCCTGAAAACGCTCATGGATTTCCGCCGCGGGCTGCACGACGTCCTCTACGGCGGACGGTTCCTCCGCGAACTCACCCCGGCGGGCGACAACCCGACGATGCACGCCCCGGGCTTCGGCGACGACGCGGCCGTGCTGGCCTCCGAATGGCAGGCGCCCGACGGGCGGCGGGTCTATCTCGTGATCAACCGCGACGACAAGGCGCACAAGGTGTCGCTGCCCGGCGCAGGCACGTTCAGGATCAACGGACTGTCGGGCAAACGCATCGACCTCTGA
- a CDS encoding DUF1735 domain-containing protein gives MKINIWKLLLAALVVPAAMGACTDERNNFMVDDSVSFVDSDGTWAENKGYVSTPVYNEKYEFPVVKNGKGLSGTTVRIEASESALDAFNEANGTNYELLPSNCYQFTATELRFSEKEVRKFAGLTWKMSDVTALDAYTDYVIPIQLTSSSNDVPVSEDRGLMLLHLEIAKVSMELSTDEATTVKNGTFIYNGNVKLSTTVPTMDVEVKYAVDTDASLVDAYNKANGTSYLAAPAGFASTVAASSVIAAGESSAAFGCQLNPDKLLENVDKLDAGVLIPVRISAVSDGTVITKGGDVVYIPVVNKEFRGTDAEPWTILEGEEICYANDPGRDPNAAWINGYVTSNLFNGASTGGDSWIPWWVTPNTYPITIVADMGAAHLVSYFKIEDTTDSQGAYLDYEIYLAEEYNGDKTEWTLVASGMRDWDGIYTPPGTVGVTKVYDYPVQKMAAGRYLKFVIVKCEPVALQNRGKLGDVWGVGL, from the coding sequence ATGAAAATCAATATTTGGAAATTGTTGCTCGCCGCCTTGGTCGTACCGGCCGCTATGGGCGCCTGCACGGACGAACGCAACAACTTCATGGTGGACGACAGCGTTTCGTTCGTCGATTCCGACGGAACGTGGGCGGAGAACAAGGGATATGTTTCCACGCCGGTCTACAATGAGAAATACGAATTTCCCGTCGTAAAGAACGGCAAGGGCCTTTCGGGGACCACGGTCCGCATCGAGGCTTCCGAGAGCGCGCTCGACGCCTTCAACGAGGCGAACGGCACGAATTACGAGTTGCTGCCGTCGAACTGCTATCAGTTCACCGCGACCGAGCTCCGCTTCTCGGAGAAGGAGGTCCGCAAGTTCGCCGGCCTTACGTGGAAGATGTCCGACGTGACGGCGCTCGACGCCTATACGGATTACGTGATTCCGATCCAGCTCACCTCGTCGTCGAACGACGTGCCCGTGTCCGAAGACCGCGGCCTGATGCTGCTGCACCTGGAGATCGCAAAGGTCTCGATGGAGCTTTCGACCGACGAGGCCACGACCGTGAAGAACGGGACGTTCATTTATAACGGCAATGTCAAGCTGAGCACGACCGTTCCGACGATGGACGTGGAGGTGAAATATGCCGTGGATACGGACGCCAGCCTCGTCGATGCCTACAACAAGGCCAACGGAACCTCCTATCTGGCTGCTCCCGCAGGCTTCGCTTCGACCGTTGCCGCATCGTCGGTGATCGCTGCCGGCGAATCTTCGGCCGCGTTCGGCTGCCAGCTCAATCCCGACAAGCTGCTCGAGAACGTCGATAAACTGGATGCGGGCGTGCTGATTCCCGTGCGCATTTCGGCCGTCTCGGACGGAACCGTCATCACCAAAGGTGGCGACGTGGTTTATATTCCGGTAGTGAACAAGGAATTCCGGGGTACGGATGCCGAGCCGTGGACGATTCTCGAAGGCGAGGAGATCTGCTATGCGAACGACCCGGGCCGCGATCCCAATGCCGCATGGATCAATGGCTATGTGACCAGCAACCTGTTCAACGGCGCTTCGACCGGCGGCGACTCGTGGATTCCTTGGTGGGTGACTCCGAATACCTATCCCATCACCATTGTAGCGGACATGGGTGCGGCGCATCTGGTCTCCTACTTCAAGATCGAGGACACGACCGACAGCCAGGGCGCTTATCTGGACTATGAAATCTACCTGGCCGAGGAGTACAACGGCGACAAGACCGAATGGACGCTCGTGGCCAGCGGCATGCGCGACTGGGACGGCATCTACACGCCTCCCGGAACCGTGGGTGTGACGAAGGTCTATGACTATCCCGTTCAGAAGATGGCTGCCGGCCGTTACCTGAAATTCGTGATCGTCAAGTGCGAACCGGTGGCTCTCCAAAATCGAGGAAAACTCGGGGATGTTTGGGGTGTCGGACTCTGA
- a CDS encoding SusC/RagA family TonB-linked outer membrane protein, translating to MFRSFVLLLGLMSVTELSANPDLSALESGMDAPTPAPQGGGRFALTGKVLDETGAGIPGASIVVKGSTRGVTTDVDGSFEFEVAAADVLQISYLGYETQEITVGAQTNITVQLKPQVSELETVTVVAYGKQRKESIIGAINTIDTDELRVQSGQLSSNLAGKLAGVVVMQRSGEPGKSADFWIRGVNTFGENNKPLILVDGIEREMDLVDVDDIASLSILKDATATALYGVRGANGIVLITTKRGSEGAAKVSVKAEFGLTQPVKVPEMANAEQWIDYYNEISTYEEGSIKPIDDYQKQMYLSGADPDLYPNVDWMDAIYKNLAMTGRVNVSASGGNKNVRYYVGGSYYTEGGMFNMADNNNYNAQMNFNRFSFRSNIDINITKSTELGLSLSTQYTSKNKPGGVNSDVNNDFYAYAMRTTPISNPTIYSDGTLAVPPEGGGAVNVYNMLNYQGYTKDNRTMAQSLISLTQDFSDIITEGLKVNAKFSWDIDSNNSITRKYNPNQYHATGRDDQGNLMFDQIVTGTGYMSLDYVYPKGWTTINFEASATYDRVFADDHRVGALFLFNMRSKSMLRPTSYLEAWPYRNIGIAGRVTYAFRDKYFAEFNFGYNGSENFAPGKRFGFFPSYAIGYMISNESFWEPLRDKINILKIRASYGTIGNDQIGGGRRFAYNTTLETGAYGFNFGTNAPASHTPPLNGITTKDYGNPDVTWEEATKADVGIELGLYDMLRIQADYFYEKREGIFIQRESQPSVVGTRVQQYVNLGRMRNQGFDMSLEFDKNINKDLWISARGNFTYNRTKKLYDDKPDQIWKYQNKAGFANNQQFGLIAEGLFESEEDIANSPKQDFGTVRVGDIKYRDINGDGVVNTFDQVAIGYTTVPEINYGFGVSLGWKGLDVSVFFSGVGHVTRIIGGYNLYGGASNYIRQGQIFADVAKNRWSLANPDPNAKYPRMSTTRMENNLQKSTYWQRDMSFLRLKNAEIGYTLPKAWTKKAGLSTVRFYLQGVNLLTFSDFDLWDPELEADYGNQYPTVRTVTLGVNLNF from the coding sequence ATGTTCCGGTCATTCGTGCTGTTGTTGGGGCTGATGTCCGTCACGGAATTGAGCGCGAATCCCGACCTTTCCGCGCTGGAAAGCGGCATGGACGCACCGACGCCCGCTCCGCAAGGGGGGGGGAGATTTGCCTTGACAGGCAAGGTGTTGGATGAGACGGGAGCCGGAATTCCGGGTGCTTCCATCGTTGTCAAGGGCAGTACGCGGGGCGTTACGACCGACGTGGACGGCTCGTTCGAATTCGAGGTCGCCGCGGCCGACGTGCTCCAGATCTCCTATCTGGGTTACGAGACGCAGGAGATCACGGTGGGCGCCCAGACCAATATCACCGTCCAGCTCAAGCCGCAGGTTTCCGAGCTGGAAACCGTGACGGTCGTGGCCTACGGCAAGCAGCGCAAGGAGAGTATCATCGGCGCCATCAACACGATCGACACCGACGAACTGCGGGTGCAGTCGGGACAGCTCTCGTCGAACCTGGCCGGTAAGCTGGCCGGTGTCGTCGTGATGCAGCGTTCGGGCGAGCCGGGCAAGAGCGCCGATTTCTGGATCCGCGGCGTGAACACCTTCGGCGAGAACAACAAGCCGCTGATTCTCGTGGACGGTATCGAGCGCGAAATGGACCTCGTGGACGTGGACGACATCGCGTCGCTTTCGATTCTGAAGGACGCTACGGCCACGGCGCTCTACGGTGTGCGCGGTGCGAACGGTATCGTGCTCATCACCACCAAGCGCGGTTCGGAAGGGGCCGCCAAGGTCAGCGTCAAGGCCGAGTTCGGCCTCACGCAGCCGGTGAAGGTCCCCGAGATGGCCAATGCCGAGCAGTGGATCGACTACTACAACGAAATCTCCACCTACGAGGAGGGTTCGATCAAGCCGATCGACGACTATCAGAAGCAAATGTACCTGAGCGGCGCCGATCCCGACCTCTATCCGAACGTGGACTGGATGGACGCCATCTACAAGAATCTGGCGATGACCGGCCGCGTGAATGTCAGCGCGTCGGGCGGTAACAAGAACGTCCGCTACTACGTGGGCGGTTCCTACTATACGGAGGGCGGTATGTTCAACATGGCCGACAACAACAATTACAACGCCCAGATGAACTTCAACCGCTTCAGCTTCCGTTCGAACATTGACATCAACATCACCAAATCGACCGAGCTGGGCCTTTCGCTTTCGACGCAGTACACCAGCAAGAACAAACCCGGCGGCGTGAATTCCGACGTGAACAACGATTTCTACGCCTATGCGATGCGCACGACGCCGATTTCGAACCCGACGATCTATTCGGACGGCACGCTGGCGGTTCCTCCCGAGGGCGGCGGCGCGGTGAACGTCTATAACATGCTCAACTACCAGGGCTACACGAAGGACAACCGGACGATGGCCCAGTCGCTCATCTCGCTGACGCAGGACTTCTCGGACATCATCACCGAGGGCCTGAAGGTGAACGCCAAGTTCTCGTGGGATATCGACAGCAACAACAGCATCACCCGCAAGTACAACCCCAACCAGTACCATGCGACCGGCCGCGACGATCAGGGCAATCTGATGTTCGACCAGATCGTGACCGGAACGGGTTACATGAGCCTCGATTACGTCTATCCCAAGGGCTGGACGACGATCAACTTCGAGGCGTCGGCCACCTACGACCGCGTATTCGCCGACGATCACCGCGTGGGCGCCCTGTTCCTGTTCAACATGCGCAGCAAGAGCATGCTGCGTCCGACCTCCTATCTGGAGGCGTGGCCCTACCGGAATATCGGTATCGCCGGCCGCGTGACCTACGCCTTCCGCGACAAGTACTTCGCCGAGTTCAACTTCGGTTACAACGGTTCGGAGAACTTCGCCCCGGGCAAGCGCTTCGGTTTCTTCCCCTCGTATGCCATCGGTTACATGATCAGCAACGAGTCGTTCTGGGAGCCGCTGCGCGACAAGATCAACATTCTGAAAATCCGCGCTTCGTACGGTACGATCGGTAACGACCAGATCGGCGGCGGCCGTCGTTTCGCCTACAACACGACGCTGGAGACCGGTGCTTACGGCTTCAACTTCGGAACCAACGCCCCGGCGTCGCATACGCCTCCGTTGAACGGTATCACGACGAAGGACTACGGCAACCCGGATGTGACGTGGGAGGAGGCTACGAAGGCCGACGTCGGCATCGAGCTGGGACTCTACGACATGCTCCGCATCCAGGCCGACTACTTCTACGAGAAGCGCGAGGGCATCTTCATCCAGCGCGAGTCGCAGCCTTCGGTGGTCGGTACGCGCGTGCAGCAGTACGTGAACCTCGGACGGATGCGCAACCAGGGCTTCGACATGTCGCTCGAGTTCGACAAGAATATCAACAAGGATCTTTGGATCTCGGCCCGCGGTAACTTCACCTACAACCGGACGAAGAAGCTCTACGACGACAAACCGGACCAGATCTGGAAGTATCAGAACAAGGCCGGCTTCGCCAACAACCAACAGTTCGGTCTGATCGCCGAGGGGCTGTTCGAATCGGAGGAGGACATCGCCAATTCGCCCAAGCAGGATTTCGGAACCGTCCGCGTGGGTGACATCAAGTACCGCGACATCAACGGCGACGGCGTGGTCAATACGTTCGACCAGGTGGCCATCGGCTATACGACGGTTCCTGAGATCAACTACGGCTTCGGCGTGAGCCTCGGCTGGAAGGGCCTCGACGTTTCGGTGTTCTTCTCGGGCGTGGGCCACGTGACCCGCATCATCGGCGGCTACAACCTCTACGGAGGCGCCTCGAACTACATTCGCCAGGGACAGATCTTCGCCGACGTGGCCAAGAACCGCTGGTCGCTTGCCAACCCCGACCCGAACGCGAAGTATCCGCGCATGTCCACGACCCGCATGGAGAACAACCTCCAGAAATCGACCTACTGGCAGCGCGACATGAGCTTCCTGCGTCTGAAGAACGCCGAGATCGGCTATACGCTTCCCAAAGCATGGACCAAGAAGGCCGGCCTTTCGACCGTCCGCTTCTATCTCCAGGGCGTGAACCTGCTTACGTTCAGCGATTTCGACCTGTGGGATCCCGAGCTGGAGGCCGACTACGGCAACCAGTATCCGACGGTGCGGACCGTGACGCTCGGTGTAAACCTTAACTTCTAA
- a CDS encoding DUF4855 domain-containing protein gives MNMIRKSILAALLLAAACPALPAEAGPRAGTYPWERRAGRPTASDAVLCYGNSHHRNPYLWDERRFEPYVTYVDEQGREQWLFDGFIFLESQDMDRPDKRNYTYMTGVLRDQGLAAGKEQWQELIDYYFARGNCVDALDKAVGAAEERLGEAPVKRRVFIVIPDPIIYHHWIDPMTSTTYWGEIDGRRLDFIRTEDRMAACRWYIDTVREAFARGKYENVELAGFYWLRETAAQPEDTEYSYHLTRSDVLLPQIADYLHGLNYSFIWIPYYDARGYDDWRDFGFDQVYLQPNHYWKPENDMDDVCRWINRAGTSIEFEFEASILNARENSDAYRARLRDYMRGAKQYGIYGSRPIAYYQGSNALYDLWVSDDPVDRELFHEFCRFVVGNPLRSK, from the coding sequence ATGAACATGATTCGCAAATCCATCCTCGCAGCGCTCCTTCTGGCTGCGGCGTGTCCCGCGCTTCCGGCTGAGGCCGGGCCGCGCGCCGGGACCTATCCGTGGGAGCGGCGCGCCGGACGGCCGACGGCCTCCGACGCCGTGCTGTGCTACGGCAACAGCCACCACCGCAACCCCTATCTGTGGGACGAGAGGCGGTTCGAACCCTATGTCACCTATGTCGATGAGCAGGGCCGCGAACAGTGGCTTTTCGACGGGTTCATCTTCCTCGAATCGCAGGACATGGACCGTCCCGACAAACGCAACTACACCTACATGACGGGCGTGCTGCGCGATCAGGGCCTCGCCGCCGGAAAGGAGCAGTGGCAGGAGCTGATCGACTACTATTTCGCCCGGGGCAACTGCGTCGATGCGCTGGACAAGGCCGTCGGAGCGGCCGAGGAGCGGCTGGGCGAGGCGCCCGTCAAACGCCGCGTCTTCATCGTCATTCCCGATCCGATCATCTACCATCATTGGATCGATCCGATGACCTCGACGACCTACTGGGGCGAGATCGACGGCCGCCGTCTCGACTTCATCCGCACCGAAGACCGCATGGCCGCCTGCCGGTGGTATATCGACACGGTCCGCGAGGCGTTCGCCCGCGGGAAGTACGAAAACGTCGAGCTGGCGGGATTCTACTGGCTGCGCGAAACCGCCGCCCAGCCCGAGGATACCGAGTACAGCTACCATCTGACCCGTTCGGACGTGCTGCTGCCGCAGATCGCCGACTACCTGCATGGGCTGAACTACTCGTTCATTTGGATTCCCTACTACGACGCCCGCGGGTACGACGACTGGCGCGACTTCGGCTTCGACCAGGTTTACCTGCAACCCAACCATTACTGGAAACCGGAGAACGACATGGACGACGTATGCCGGTGGATCAACCGCGCGGGGACGAGCATCGAGTTCGAATTCGAGGCGTCGATCCTCAATGCCCGCGAGAACAGCGACGCCTACCGGGCGCGCCTGCGCGACTACATGCGGGGCGCGAAGCAGTACGGCATCTACGGCAGCCGTCCGATCGCCTACTATCAGGGCAGCAATGCGCTCTACGACCTCTGGGTGTCGGACGATCCGGTGGACCGGGAGCTGTTCCACGAGTTCTGCCGTTTCGTGGTCGGGAATCCGCTGCGGTCGAAATAG
- a CDS encoding DUF4855 domain-containing protein has translation MYGFFKTMALAVVAAATVGCATVKRSAAPAGEKRCAWEKGRRERPVTTDAVLCYGGSHHRTPFLWDGKRLAPYVTYTDEEGREQWLFDGFIFLEFVDASRPDGRTYAFETGNRNAPAAGKEQWQELIDYFFAEGNCIDALDKSVAEAERRIGRAPTRRRVVVMLPDPVIHRMYADTTATTVYWGELDGRKLDFSRNEDRIAACKWYIDSVRERFAAGGYEHVELAGFYWIREIVTRPQDTEYSYHLTRSDIMLPHIAEYLHGLNCSLDWIPYYGSRGYDAWRSFGFDQVYLQPNYYWKPQNDMDDVFRRIGELGVGLELEFEPTLLAGREGSEAFRERFRAYMRHAKETGVYGSRPIAYYHGTNGFYDLWASPDAEDRELFHELCRFIVGNPLRGERAE, from the coding sequence ATGTATGGATTCTTCAAAACGATGGCCCTTGCAGTCGTTGCGGCCGCAACGGTGGGATGCGCAACCGTGAAGCGCTCCGCCGCTCCGGCCGGGGAAAAACGCTGCGCCTGGGAGAAGGGCCGCCGCGAACGGCCTGTAACCACCGATGCCGTATTGTGCTACGGCGGCAGCCACCACCGCACGCCGTTCCTCTGGGACGGGAAGCGGCTGGCTCCCTATGTCACCTATACCGACGAGGAAGGCCGCGAGCAGTGGCTCTTCGACGGGTTTATCTTTCTGGAGTTCGTGGATGCCTCCCGCCCCGACGGCCGGACCTACGCCTTCGAGACGGGCAACCGGAACGCTCCGGCTGCCGGGAAGGAGCAGTGGCAGGAACTGATCGACTACTTCTTCGCCGAGGGCAACTGCATCGACGCGCTCGACAAAAGCGTGGCCGAAGCCGAGCGGCGTATCGGCAGGGCTCCGACCAGGCGGCGCGTCGTCGTGATGCTGCCCGACCCTGTGATCCACCGGATGTACGCCGACACGACGGCGACGACCGTCTATTGGGGCGAGCTGGACGGGCGGAAGCTCGATTTCAGCCGGAACGAGGACCGCATCGCGGCCTGCAAGTGGTATATCGACTCCGTGCGGGAGCGGTTCGCGGCGGGCGGATACGAGCACGTCGAGCTGGCGGGATTCTACTGGATCCGCGAGATCGTGACGCGGCCGCAGGACACCGAGTACAGCTACCACCTGACCCGTTCGGACATCATGCTTCCGCATATCGCCGAATACCTGCACGGGCTGAACTGCTCGCTCGACTGGATTCCCTACTACGGTTCGCGCGGCTACGACGCCTGGCGGTCGTTCGGCTTCGATCAGGTCTATCTGCAACCCAACTACTACTGGAAGCCGCAGAACGACATGGACGACGTGTTCCGCCGGATCGGGGAGCTGGGCGTGGGGCTGGAGCTGGAGTTCGAGCCGACGCTGCTCGCCGGACGCGAGGGCAGCGAAGCCTTCCGCGAGCGTTTCCGCGCCTACATGCGCCATGCGAAGGAGACGGGCGTCTATGGCAGCCGCCCGATCGCCTACTACCACGGAACCAACGGGTTCTATGATCTCTGGGCCTCGCCCGACGCGGAGGACCGGGAGCTGTTCCACGAGCTCTGCCGTTTCATCGTCGGAAATCCGCTGCGCGGGGAGCGGGCCGAGTGA